The Salvia hispanica cultivar TCC Black 2014 unplaced genomic scaffold, UniMelb_Shisp_WGS_1.0 HiC_scaffold_56, whole genome shotgun sequence genome includes the window tagcaaaataatagtatttccCAAATTTGGTCACAAAAATCAGCAAATTATCCCTTGTAGTGATCTTTCCAACTAATTTTGCGTGAAATAAATCAATTCCGACCaatattatagttataattatatcaaatttagaccaaaatttataattttagaaatcaatactgatttaataataatatttggtaggactataaaataataaaatcagcAAAGTAGCttttgtcaaaaatcaaaatagagaTAAGTTTGCCAACCCCACAATCATATCTGTAAATCTTAACGTTACTCATACCGACAGACTCACCCTTCCCCATTAACCCCTTTAACGGCTagttttccctctctcattcctatatatatacacaccgCAGCAACACCATTTTCAcatccaccaccaccaccaccaccacaacTCAGCTGCTTTAACAATTTTTCCCAAATCGAAATGGCAGGAATTTCCAGAGCTCAATTCTCTTCAGTTTTGCTACTCATTTTCGTGTCATTGAGCTTCTCAGAAGCTAGAGACCACCTCGTCGGCGGCAAATCCGGCGCCTGGAAGGTCCCTGCCTCCGACGCGGAGTCTCTCAACCACTGGGCGGAGAAATCGCGTTTCAACATCGGAGATTCTCTAGGTAACGAATTAGCTCAATTAGAGTTCTGAATTAGGTGTCTGTAGATCTAATTACCTTCTCTGATTAGTAGATCTGGTTGTTGATTCGATTTTCCGGTGATTGATTTTGCAGTCTGGGAATACGATGGATCCAAGGACTCGGTTCTGCAAGTGACGAAGAGAGATTACGTGACCTGCAACACGTCGAAGCCGATCGAGACCTACACCGGCGGCAGCACCAAGGTGAAGCTCCCGCACTCCGGTCCGTACTATTTCATCAGCGGCGCCAACGGCAACTGCGAGAAGGGGCAGAAGTTGATCGTTGTGGTCATATCGGAGAGGCGCAGCAGCAATTTGATAAATTCTCCGGCGCCTTCGCCGGCGGAGAGTGAGGGTCCGGCGGTAGCGCCTGCTCCTGCCAGCGGCGCCGGAAGCTTGAGTGGTGGATTTTTGGCGGTGGTGCTGGCGGCGATGTTGGTTGCGGTGTGAAGAAATTTGGGAGTTTGCTAATGGTGAAGGAAGTAGGAATGGttatttgtttgattcttTTGGAAtggagtttatttttttatgtttttttcggatttaattattttggtgTAATTGAGATTACATTTCGAAATATATTCGATTAGTTTATGTGTTCAATTGAACCTTGTTATTGTTttcaagttaattaattagtgttttCAGCTTTTTgcttataaatataatttgtaataatttctaattttctaacAACAGTCACAAAGATTAATTTTTccatgatttttgttttttgaagTTGGATCGTGCCTCGTGGTGTCAATTTTCCATTGGTGCACATGACTTGTTTTATGAATCATATATGATGAAACAACGtcgtttctttttttggttgttCCTGTTGGGAGCATGAGATATTTGGAGTTATAGCTAATGAATTGAATTCTAATTGCTCTGAATAATACGAGTTTCAACTTCTTTCTGAATCAGCACCACCGTTTACTGTTGCCATAAGAGGTAACTGTTTTTACGACATTAATTGTAATATAAGGCGTAATAAGAGGCATCCGCAGCGTGAAGGCAGGTGCTCGTTGTCTGCAGGCAGACAGCATATGCCTCAGTCGGTCGTAGCTGCAAGGCGTttttagctaagagcacgctCTCAGGCCGCTGAGCAAGACACGTGGCGACAAATTCATTCGCTAACTGGATAGCCATtggcttatttaatttatttttattttttttaaaatgcaaaataattgaaaaaaatattttaaataaaaaaaatattttcccacttcccaaaaaatatatccgttttcttcccacttttaatttatttttcaatttttttccccaaaattcacattttaatctataaatacccccacttcaacaaaaaaatcacattctcatctattctatcatcatctacattctctcatattttttcctcatactctctcatctaaattcccaccacactacacgATGTCCGGCTCCGCGATCACCCTTCCGCAACGCGGTCTGGAACCACGATTGTTCGACTCGAGGCCGATTTAGTCCGAAATGCAATTTACgacctcctcaaacccaaggttcgcagCTCCGTGGCTATCGTCCTTACCTCGACGACCTAAACGCTCCGGGTTCGGGGCGGTTcggtgggcacccgaacccggatcggAGGGAGCAGCAGCTCCGTTCATACTCCTACTCTCCCTGTTCGTGGCACCCGCACCCCATACactccgggtgagatgatagcgatgttcaaagcctatTTGGCAGCCACCGAAGATACGAACGTCGACACAAATCAAACCGGGATACGTATTGGGCGCATCACTCGCCTCTACAATGAAACACGCCGAtggaaccatctatcgcaatgatagtatggtgcgCAATTGCATCTTCGATGCAACTTAGAGATTGGTAAGTTCTAGGGGTACTTCCAACAGAAGAGGGGCGGATGGAGCGGCAagagcgagctcgacatcatcagtgccgccttggcgacctaccaaagcttggagtttaaaccgttcaagtacctcgcTTGCTGGCGGAGGGGCGCCAacatccgaagtataggggTGACGTAGCTTGCATCCTCCTCCAGCCTCCTCCAAGAACGGTCCAGGTCGAAGTGTTAACGTGGTGATCAAAACACCACCATGTAACAATCATACAACCGATGAAGTTAAGGAGAAAAGAATGAGCCGCAATGTGATGGAGCCACGTGTATCAGTTCCTACATGGAAAGATGTATTGCTGAGTGGCATGCCATCATTGGTCAAGAGCGAAGAATTCAAGACGTGAGAATGTAGAGGACCACACAGCAATTCGTTGAGAGCATTGTCGCTCTAGTTTGACATGGTCAAACTCGATTAGGCTATTAGGATTTATAGCTAAGTTCTAGGACCTTCTTAGcatcatatataaatagtgACAAAGTGTAATTGCAAACGATCACTTTTGAATTCAAGCGTAAAcacttgcatatgttattTCTATCCAAAAGCGCTTATGTTCTCCTTAGCTTTTCAATGCTCAAGTTGCTTTACCGCCATTTCCATTATGGTATGTGAGCCTGCGATCCTAGGCATCTCTTCattgatttcttttcttcatttttttttttccaaggCGACGGGAAAGGATAAGAGACCATGATTTTTCAAAAGCCACAACTTTCCAAAAAATACCCGTTTTAACAAACCACCGAGGAAAATTTTCCCCATTTGGAAACAAATGTTTTTTTAGCGGGGAGGACGCGTCTTGAAGGTTTTTTTACCTGAGAAAGAACCTCCTCCTCAAACCATTTTTCCCCGATTACTTCTCAAGAAAGAGAAACCGCTTTTTCCGTACAGCAGCGAATAGCTCATAGATCCAATCTTCTTTTTCTAGAGTATTATGTTTCGGTAGTTTGAGCACTAGCCATGAAAATGGAGGATTGAAACCATTTGCACCCCAATCAAAAGCGGGTGATAAAGAAAGCCGGGTTCTAAAACCGCAAAAGAGTCTGCCCTAAGTTTTTAAAACAAAGTTAAAGGTTGTTGGATTTGTCAAGCGGGATGCGAGGAGTGAAGAGGATCACATCATGCATATCCGCCCCGGGACTACAACTACGGTTACTATCATTTAAGAACAAGGAGGGATCAAGGATGTTTCACTCTTCAACAAGCTATGAGCAAAGGTGAGGATGTTGAGAAACTATTCCATTAATTCGATTTTCTTCCtcaaaaaattttatgcaaaagAAATCGGAACTTTTCCAAgtaacaacaacatttttagATGATGGCAACACTAATTACTATGAGGAGAAGAAACAACTTTTCGAGGCGGGGGGAGATCGGGGGAAGAGGGGCAGATTCGGAAACAAAATTCCACAAAAGTTAAACCGGTCCaagaatgaaaaatgttgGGATCTACCAAGCTTTGTGCCAAATGGCTCAAATGAGAAATCGATTCAAAAGGGGGAAGGAGAGGGAACCCCCTAACCCCACGTAATGTTGTTCAAACCAAATCAATGATATATTGTCCATCCCGATGTTTCCCCAATAGGGGCCGATGCTTCTTCATCCACATCTTGGGACCCAGACAGGGGGAAAAACATATCCCCAAAAAGATTTTGGGAATTTCAATTCACCTCAAAAAAGGAGGTAAACTTCTTCATCTTGGGGGTGGTAATGGGATGAGATAAAGAGTTGGTAATTTTGAAATCCCCCTCTCATCCTTCCTCAGATTCTATTTTTGCATAACCTTTATGTCCCCAAATATCCAAAAAACTTCTTAGGGCTCCCAATTTTGGATAATGATGTCtacttttgaattttatcccactttttttttgggggatCGGAACCCAAAGGGCATCATCCTCAAAGGCACCCAAGATCATGGTTTGTACCACTTCTTCTTGCACAAGTCGCTCCTAACACCAAGACATCAAGATCTTTgcttccttttttcttttatagggaaaaAAAGGTCCCCCGCTCAAACCGAGTTATCGCCCCAAAAACTCCTTctgattttcttcttctagGGCTTTTAGTTACCAGACTTAGGCAAAACGTTAGGGATTGTGCtttttaatgtcaaaaaaGGTTTTCTTCACGAATGTTCctttcaattcaataaaatcaGTTTTGTGCAAGTCCCCCGTTGCTAAAGCCTCCATTACCCCAGATCACCATCTAGGTGTATTCCGATCCCTTGAACTTTTGGGAAAGGGGGATTTTGGGGTCCTTCACCTATCATCTCCAAAAGGGTTTAGATAAATAACCTTTATTGATCACTATGgtttttttcccccttttttaaatctaaaagGGTGTTAACCGATTCAAGAAGTTTAAACTTTGGAAAAAAAACcaatcataaaattaagacATTGCGAGTGATTGGGGGGGAGAGTTTCAAGGTTTTTCTTCGTTTTTACGGGAATCTGGTATAGCTCATGAGTCTCTTGTCCCTATACTCCACAACAAAATGGTTTAGCCTGAACGAAAGCATAGACATATCATTGAGATGGCTTTAGCTATGCTTTCTCAAGCGGTTTAGCTACTAAATTCTGGGATGATGCGTTTAGCTTCTTTCCTTTATCAATCGAATTCCACACTGCTTGAATAACACTCTCCTTTTGAAAGGTTGTTGAAAGCTAAACCCAATTATCATGAACTCAACCATTTGATGTCTGCTAATCCTTTACCAGGCCTTATAGCAAACACAAACTCGAACCGGATCTTCTCCTTCTACCTTTCTTGATACGTTCAACTCACAAAGGCTACAAAGCTTTATTACCCTCCTGGAAAACTAATCATTACCCGTGACATTGTGTTTGATGAATCGTATTCCCTCATCTTCCAGCATCGTGGTTACTTCATCCAATACCACGGCTCACCACGCTTACACCTCTCCCGCTCCTTCGCTTTATCTAGTCCCTGTTCAGCTTGACCATTTTCAGATACTCCCTCTCGACTCCTAGCTCTTCTCCTATCCCTCAATCACCTCCTCGCAATTTTCTCTTCTCCAATTAACTCTACTCCGCTTTAGCTACTTCTCTTCAAAACCAATCTCATTCCCCTATATCATCTCCAACATGATGCACCTACTCGACACTCCGATACTGGTAATTTACCAACCGATGATGACATATCGCAAAACCTACTCATCATATGGTCACTAGAAGTAAGGGCATATGTAAGCCAAAGGTGTTTACAATCTCCCTGATTGTCTTCCTAGATCCGCTCTTGAGGCTTTACTTATTCCTATTTGGAAGGTGCAATGCTAGAAGAATTTTTGGCCTTGTTGAGAAACAAACATGGATTCTCACTTCATTGCCTCCAGGAAAAATCGATTGGCAATACATGGATTTTCGATTAAAAAGACATGCTGATGGTAGCATTGCTAGGCATAAAGCTAGATTAGTAGCTCAGGGTTTTCTCAAGAGCCGGGTTTTGATTTTACGAAACCTTTAGCCCCGTTGTCAAGCCAACTACTATTAGACGATTCTATCCATCTGTCACTTGTGGTTGGGAAATTTCACATCTTGATGTTAACAATGCATTTCTTCATGGTGATCTTAACGAAGAAATATACATGAGACAACCTGTTGGCTTTGAGCAAGGAGATCCTTCTTTGGTTTGCAAGCTTACAAAGTGCTCAGAATGGAAACTACTTCAAGGTCTTGGTTCTTGACTATACAATCTGTCCTTTTATCTCTTGGTTTTCATCGATCCAGGCGACACGTCTTTATTTTTCGAGAATTCGTGGGAAAGAAGTTATCTACTTACTTATTTACGTTGATGATATGCTAGTTACGAGTTCATCTTCCATCGCCatcaagaaaattatttctaaacTCAATGATCACTTTTCGAAGGATCTCGGGAAGTGAAGCATTTTCTTGGAGTTGAGGTTACCATACAACACAGAGGCCTTCACCTGTGCAGCAGCCTTATATCAAAGAACTTCTCAACAAAGTGCAAATGCAAGACGTAAGCCTTATCCACTCCTATGCTTACTAACCTCAAATTATCTAAGAATGATGGAGATCCTTTTATGGATGGGAAGCTCTATAGGACACAAGTAGGAGCTCTTCAATATGCTACTATAACTAGACCTGAGATAAGTTTCGTGGAACAAGGTGAGCCAATTTATGGCATCACCACTTGATACACTGGAAAGCGATGAAGAggattttgagatatttcgCGAGTTCATAGATTATGGTCTTCATGTTCGAGGTCGAGTCAGTTCTCACGGCATTTTCGGACTCGGATTGGTTGCCGATCTTGATGATCGAAGATCGGTGACAGGATATTGTGTTTACTTTGGGAAAAATTTGGTTTCTGGTCTTCAAAGAAGCAAACGTTGTCTCAAGGTCTAGTACGGAAGTGAGTATAAAGTCTTGCTCAAACTGTGTGAAGTAGGGATAACTTCTCGCTTGATGAGTCGAAGGTCAATTATGCAAGAACTCCAGTTGTGTGGGTGGATAACATGAGTACCATTGCTCTAGCAAGTAATCCATCTTACATGCACGCACTAAACACATAGAGATCGATGTTCACTTTGTAGAGACAAGGTGAGAGATAAAATGGTTGAACTAAGGTATGTGCCCCTCGATCGGATTGAGATCTTATGACAAAAGCTTTGGGATATCAATTCTTCTCTCGACGAAACAAGTTGGGAATTTGCTCCTGCGGGATCGATGGGGAAGTGTTAACGTGGTGATCAAAACACCACCATGTAACAATCATACAACGATGGAGTTAAGGAGAAAGAATGAGCTGAATGTGATGGAGCCACGTGTATCGTTCCTACATGGAAAGATGTATTGTTGAGTGGCATGCCATCATTGGTCAAGAGCTGAAGAATCTCCGCACGTGAGAATGTAGAGGACCACACAACAATTGTTTGGAGAGCATTGTCGCTAGTTTGAGGTGGTCAAACTTGGTTAGAAAGCTATTAGGGTTTATAGCTAAGTTCAGGACCCTTAGcatcatatataaatagtgATAAAGTGTAATGGCGCGATCACTTTTGAATTCAAGCGAAAcacttgcatatgttattTCTATCCAAAAGCGTTATGTTCTCCCTTAGCTTTTCAATGCTCGAGTCTTTCTCGCCATTTTCATTAGGTAGCCCTATCCGACGGCGCCTCagatgatgtggctaccctGACTTGCGAACTAACTGGGTAGCCCCGACCGGCCCGAGTTCCTCGCCCGCAGGAAGGAAGAAGGCCGCCAACCGCCCGCCGTCGCGCCGACTCATCCGCTCCCGCTCCTGTTcctttgtgcctcctccacccctCGAACAACTCGTTGTGGACCCTCTTGGCCAACTCTATCGAACGATACGCTAAGATGACTCgagcaacttgcaacacatgagcaaatgatGCGGGTCTCGAAGAGCATTGGGGTTAGAGGAGTAGTCTTcacgtgtgtaatttttaatttgtaggattttaattatgtatttttttattttctgggattttaattatgtatttttattttttagtattttaattatgtaatttttattttttaggattttaattatgtaatttttattttttaatatatttttatgatgtagaaatgtttttaataattggagtatttaaattgaataatagaatggtgggaccttGAGCTTGTCACTAAGAAGACGGATGTGGTGGTGTGCTAGCTTAAGGAAAGGAAGAAAATAGTCGCCACTCCGTGCTCatggggatgctctaactcatcataaaacaacaaacaagTGTACATTGTTTATATTCCAGGACgcttaaaataaaagagtaagTTAATTATGGTTCTAAACATATCgcttttatgattttggtctgACATTACGTTTTGAATTATTACATCCTACACATTTAAACTGGGTCGAATCACCAAAATGGACTGAGCCGTTAAAAACAAACGTCAAAGTCTTTTAAACCAATTTTGACccaattaattattatgtgCAATTATTAGCACCCTAATTATCTCATTAACTTTAATTAGcaaaatagtgaaattaaaatacataacaATAAGAGTAAAAGCATCAATTATATCCCAAATATGATTTAATCTTTTTGGTTCTTGTAACGTTTCTTTttgataaaatgtaaaatgcaaaacaaaaaaacctTCGTCATCATCTTCTTTAGAGAAATAGAAAACTTCACAAAACAGGAATACAATATTTACAAACGAAAATTCTTGTTCTTCATCATAATGGTCCAAAAAACTTGTTGAAGATCATCTGATTGAATCTCAGTAAGAGCTTGGAAGGTCACCGTACGTCGCAGACTCCACCTCTAGCTCTCACAGCTTCGCGAATCTCCCTTGATTCTCGGCCTCGTCTCTGCGTACGCCTTCCTCTACTCACACCAAATCGTCTTCTCGAACCTCTGGTTCATCCTCTACTCCTGTACTTCATCACCCTCGCTTCTCTGTCCGTCCCACCGCTGCTGCCACCGCCACGCTCTAGCTCCCATCCGCCTCTGGCACCATCCCCACCTCCATCGACGACGGCGACACCGATCAATTAAAGTTCCAATtcgcattaattaatttccgCATTTCAACTGAATTTGGgtttaaattagggtttgtctTGTGCTAAATCCCCAATTACTCCACtgaattaggatttgaaaGGAGCATACACTTGCCTGAATAGTACCGGAATGAAGAGGAGCagaaaggaaatgaaaaaacaatgtGAAAAAgcttatttatctttttttgtgtgttcATGTTCTTGATTCTGAGCTTGGGACTTAGATCTATGGTGGATTGATCCGTGTGGTGGTTGTAGGTGAGAGAGAGGAGTGAAGATTATATTTCTGTTCCGTAAGGATAAGCGGTGCCGGGGCGGGATGGCATGTGACAGGGGAAAaggttttgaatttgtagttttaaatttttagaataataatttttattttttaaaataattaaaaatctatAAAAATGCTTAATCCGGTCAAAAATTGGCGAAATAGTTGTTGACCGTTACTTCTAGGAGCCGTCCAAAATGGAGTAATGGACTGATTCTGGCCGAGTGCAAATGTATGGGAtgtaatatttcaaaacataatACTTTTTTAGATCCAAAATCATAAAAGCATATGTTTAGGCCAGCATTTTAGCTTTTACtaacataaaaatacaatctTTCACAGCTCAATAGTCACACCTTTCTCAAATCAGAGTTTGATTGGGTTTGAAAAGGTGAAAAGAGATTCCAACACGTTCCAATAAAACAATGAACATTGAACTGGTGGAGGACTGACTGCAACTAAATACTGTACTTACAAGCACAAATCGCAAGCAAACAGctataaaacaaaatggaCCTTGAACTGGAGGAGAGCGGCAACCTCATCAGACAGGCTGGTACGATGGATATTCATTCCAAACGGGGCAGTAGCCATTTGCTGGAGTCACCTGACATCTGCATTCAGGTGAATATGTCCGACCTTCCTTGAATTtggattgaattgaaaatgCTGGCCAACATGATCAATGGAACCTGCACAGCACAGGAAGAGAAAAGGAGAGAATGTCAAAGTTCGAGAAACACTGATACTACTTCATAGCTATGGATGAAGAATTGCACTAATTTTCTTATGGAATAATAAGAGCATTGGCATCATAGTTTAGCAAATCATGTCTCACAGTCACAGGTAGCCTTCATTAAGACTATACCCCGCAATTATGGTGAATGATTCTGACTGCAATATACAATAGTTTACTGGTAACATTATAATATTGAACATATTCCAAgcacaataataaatatcacaGAAGTTGAAATATCATGCCACCTTCCCTCTATTTCCaatagatttaaataatacacTACTATCAGTCaagtattttctaaataatcttCAACCTCATTTCAGAAAGCATCATGCATATTCATGACAAAAGAACCACTGCATATATTACAATTAACGTCGTAAAAACAGTTTCCTTAGCAGATTTAACAAAAGAGCCTAGGATCTAATGAAGGCTTAAACAGACGCTAAGGAGGAAAAAAAACGGGCCGTCCAAAGGCCCAGAGCTGGAGGCTTGGcgataaaaaattaacaatgaCTAAAACCATATTATTATAGGAATAAAGACAAAAAAGCGCCAATTGTATTTACTAAGATTCTCATTGCACTAGAGCCTACCGCCTAATCAGGACCTACGCTGAGGCTAAGCTGGAAAAAGTGGGCCAGCCAAGACTCATCAGCTAGGGGCTAGGCGGTAAGCAATGACTACAACCATATtgtaaatataaacaaaacagAATGTGCCAATGCATCTAAGATTCTCACAGAACCGTGTTAATTATTTCCTATACTGAAGTAagcttaaaataaaattttccacTACAGAAGATAATACTATAACTATGGACAGAAACTTTCCATAGCAATGGCCAGATTATCCCTGATGgtataatttgtttcttttactatttgatTCTACTTCCATTTCCTGTCGTGGTGCATCATCTCtaaatgatataatattgCCCAACTAGCTCTGTCCAGATGTCATGTGGTCCTATTTTTAACTTGGCTACATTTATAAAAtggataaaacaaaaaaagaccTTACTATCTTGACTACTGTGATAGTTTGAGATTTTGTCTCTGTCCGACCATGTTTTTTTGGACTGAGTATTTGAATCAgtcaaacaacaacaaaaaaaggtCAAGCAGACATTTAAGTGcaacaaagaataaaaaattgaatgttgAAACAAAATCTACCATAGGATCAGTCCAGAAGTACGATATCAACATCTGAATCCACAGGTTGTAATGGTCCCTTAACACCATTTTTATTATCACCAAGTAGCTCATGTGCTGCTTTCTCAAGAAATCCCCTGAGAAACAGAAGGAATAGATTGCTTCGGATGACTGATATTTCTCTTCTGCAGATTTCTGTTCACATACTTGAATTCATTACCCTCCCCACGACTAATTGCGTATGCTTTGCCTCTGTTCTGCAAACTAGGTAGTTAACAACCAAATGAAAGGTTAAGGTTTGCGAAGCacaataaattagaaaaacatACCAGAGGAAGATCAGGAAGAGAATGCTCAATAACCCATGCTGCGGGGGTGTTAATGGTCGTCGAGGGTCGCAACGGAGCTACAAACACTAGTAACATTTTAGGAACTGATGGTAACGAAACCACTGGTCATAGTTGGCACCAGATATTatcatactaataaatattttgtgtgcCGATGTTTTAGTGTTAAAGGTCCTCAATACCAAGAGCCTCGCAAATTGATTACTGTGAAGCAGACCACATTCACACTGTCTTATTCATCCCATCACATTAGCACTGATTACAaggtttcaactttcaattCAAAACCGATGACAGAAAAAATGGCGAAGGATGATAGAGGTGCTAAAATGCAAGCAACTGAAAGTTGCTCCAAGGTATTGTTAGGACCCCTACAAAATCTCA containing:
- the LOC125199562 gene encoding early nodulin-like protein 1 codes for the protein MAGISRAQFSSVLLLIFVSLSFSEARDHLVGGKSGAWKVPASDAESLNHWAEKSRFNIGDSLVWEYDGSKDSVLQVTKRDYVTCNTSKPIETYTGGSTKVKLPHSGPYYFISGANGNCEKGQKLIVVVISERRSSNLINSPAPSPAESEGPAVAPAPASGAGSLSGGFLAVVLAAMLVAV